One window of Acropora palmata chromosome 1, jaAcrPala1.3, whole genome shotgun sequence genomic DNA carries:
- the LOC141883596 gene encoding caspase-8-like isoform X1, protein MTMAEGELNSILFILSNGMGAHDLQNLKHLCHGKIPLGDLEKAQSARDVFRIMRQKLLIRPGKLDLLESMLKQIGRADLAKKLQSGGGADTTMESEGALRRNSLEANYRGFLMTLSDELTKENVESLKFIADLPYGIEERIQNGRDFFKYLQHAGNVGPNLLSHLEDLFGKIHRMDLALKVREFQDQQMGVNTINTNKIGVAPVGNMIPRPCPAVSPVTEKQPTMHQMSDVKSPTMVLMSPADFSKPSQPSEPSEPRYPVQAMANVTELVDPLQRIGIDQEDAMPSYPMNQRPRGIALIIGNEHFGGSTLLRDRQGNEKDIEHLQELWSFLNFQVEIRRDLNSHDIFNVMREISTLDHSQFDCFVCCLLSHGKHGGIYGTDSELVEIKDITGLFKGVACPSLYNKPKLFFIQACRGEAFDDGAVMQADATEVSPEDALRRNAEPNESHFLLGYATPPGYVSWRSQIHGSWYVSKLCEVFRKYCQQFDVTSMMVKVNDEVSEAFTQRGYKQCPAPVVTLRKRIYFNNNWD, encoded by the exons ATGACGATGGCAGAGGGGGAGTTAAATTCCAtcctttttatcctttctAATGGAATGGGAGCTCATGATCTTCAAAATCTGAAGCACTTGTGTCATGGTAAGATTCCGCTTGGAGACCTCGAGAAAGCACAAAGTGCACGAGATGTTTTCCGAATCATGCGGCAAAAACTTTTGATCCGACCTGGAAAATTGGACTTATTAGAAAGTATGTTAAAGCAAATTGGGAGAGCAGATTTAGCGAAGAAACTTCAGTCTGGTGGAGGAGCAGATACAACCATGGAATCTGAGGGTGCACTTCGAAGAAATTCTTTGGAAGCGAACTACCGAGGATTTCTCATGACGCTTTCTGATGAGTTAACCAAAGAGAACGTTGAGTCGTTGAAGTTTATTGCGGATCTACCTT ATGGAATTGAAGAAAGGATCCAAAATGGAAGAGACTTCTTTAAATACCTGCAGCATGCTGGGAATGTTGGACCAAACCTATTAAGCCACCTTGAAGATCTCTTTGGAAAGATACATCGAATGGATTTAGCTCTGAAAGTCAGGGAATTTCAAGACCAGCAAATGG GTGTAAATACAATCAACACCAATAAAATAGGTGTTGCACCAGTTGGCAACATGATACCAAGACCTTGTCCAGCTGTCTCACCAGTAACAGAGAAACAACCTACAATGCACCAAATGTCTGATGTTAAGTCCCCAACAATGGTGCTGATGTCCCCTGCTGACTTCTCCAAACCTTCTCAACCTTCTGAGCCTTCTGAGCCACGTTATCCTGTCCAAGCAATGGCCAACGTAACGGAATTGGTAGATCCTTTGCAGCGTATTGGAATCGACCAGGAAGACGCAATGCCTTCGTATCCCATGAATCAGCGTCCCCGCGGTATTGCTCTGATCATCGGCAATGAGCATTTTGGAGGGAGCACGTTATTGAGAGATCGGCAAGGGAATGAAAAGGACATTGAGCACCTCCAGGAACTGTGGTCGTTTTTAAATTTCCAGGTAGAGATAAGGCGTGACCTGAACTCGCATGACATCTTCAACGTCATGCGAGAGATATCAACCCTGGATCACAGTCAGTTtgactgttttgtttgttgcctGCTTAGCCATGGTAAACATGGAGGAATCTATGGTACTGACTCTGAACTAGTGGAGATAAAAGATATCACGGGCCTCTTCAAAGGAGTTGCATGCCCCTCTCTGTACAATAAacccaaattgtttttcatccAGGCTTGCAGAGGTGAAGCTTTTGATGACGGGGCAGTTATGCAGGCAGACGCCACAGAAGTTAGTCCTGAGGATGCATTACGACGCAATGCTGAACCCAATGAGAGTCATTTTCTCCTTGGCTATGCCACCCCTCCAG GTTATGTAAGCTGGCGAAGCCAAATTCATGGATCGTGGTACGTCTCAAAACTCTGTGAAGTTTTCCGTAAATACTGTCAGCAATTCGATGTGACATCCATGATGGTAAAAGTCAATGATGAAGTGTCCGAGGCATTTACCCAAAGGGGTTACAAACAATGCCCTGCACCAGTTGTCACCCTCAGGAAACGCATCTATTTCAATAACAACTGGGACTAA
- the LOC141883610 gene encoding trimethylamine monooxygenase-like, protein MPTDKLRVCIIGAGPSGLSVLYQFNQLKAQGEQLPEIVCFEKQSDWGGLWNFSNETGTDKYGEPVHGSMYQGLWSNGPKECLEFPDYTFDEHFGKTIPSYPPRDAIFDYLKGRWTKHDLRHWIRFEHIVQQVTFNEATNDFSVVVKNLPEDRVLPVETFNYVVVAVGHFSVPNVPDFPGIDQFSGRVIHSHDFRDASHFEGKRVLLVGASFSAEDIALQCLKYGAKNVICTWRTNPMGFKWPSQITERPLLTKIDGNTVQFRDGSSAEVDDIILCTGYQFSCPFMEERLCLKTPNVFYPKGLYKAIMWTGGGNNKVLYIGALNEFYTFTLFDVQAVWAVAYIMGKIKLPDQHDMVNDMRKWISRMEALKGHDDGIDFQTDYMTDLVKQTSYAYNLDASAAWHEWAKFKREEDIATYRSQCHRSIFTGKKSSPPNAPFMHEFDDSLQHFLNPNQ, encoded by the exons ATGCCTACAGACAAACTCCGCGTTTGTATAATTGGAGCGGGACCCAGTGGGCTGTCTGTGCTATACCAATTTAATCAACTGAAAGCACAGGGAGAGCAACTTCCTGAGATTGTTTGCTTCGAGAAGCAGTCTGACTGGGGAGGACTCTGGAATTTTTCTAACGAAACTG gtaCTGATAAATATGGGGAACCAGTACATGGCAGTATGTATCAAGGTTTATGGTCAAATGGCCCTAAAGAATGCTTGGAGTTTCCTGATTACACTTTCGACGAGCATTTTGGGAAAACCATTCCATCGTACCCTCCTAGGGATGCCATTTTTGATTATCTGAAAG GTCGTTGGACCAAACATGATCTTCGTCATTGGATCCGCTTCGAACacattgtccagcaagtgacCTTTAATGAGGCAACCAATGACTTTTCAGTAGTCGTCAAAAATCTTCCAGAGGACAGAGTCCTTCCAGTGGAAACATTCAACTATGTTGTAGTGGCTGTCGGGCATTTTTCTGTGCCAAATGTACCAGACTTTCCTGGAATCGACCAATTCAGTGGACGCGTGATCCATTCACATGATTTCAGGGATGCGTCTCATTTTGAGGGCAAGCGAGTACTTTTGGTCGGGGCCAGTTTCTCAGCAGAAGACATTGCTCTCCAATGCCTCAAGTATGGCGCGAAAAATGTCATTTGCACTTGGCGAACGAATCCAATGGGTTTCAAGTGGCCCTCTCAGATTACAGAGAGGCCACTTTTGACCAAGATCGATGGAAATACCGTGCAATTCAGAGATGGCAGCTCTGCAGAAGTAGACGACATCATTCTATGCACGGGATACCAATTCTCCTGCCCGTTTATGGAAGAGCGCCTTTGCCTTAAAACTCCCAACGTGTTTTATCCCAAGGGGCTGTACAAAGCTATTATGTGGACAGGCGGAGGCAACAACAAGGTTCTTTACATTGGAGCTCTAAACGAGTTCTACACTTTCACCTTGTTCGACGTGCAAGCAGTTTGGGCAGTTGCCTATATCATGGGAAAAATCAAACTTCCCGATCAGCATGATATGGTCAATGACATGAGAAAGTGGATTTCTAG AATGGAAGCGCTAAAAGGCCATGATGACGGGATCGACTTTCAGACGGATTACATGACAGACCTTGTCAAGCAGACGAGTTACGCCTACAATTTGGATGCCTCGGcggcttggcacgaatgggcGAAGTTCAAAAGGGAGGAAGACATCGCCACTTACAGGAGTCAATGTCATCGTAGCATCTTTACTGGAAAGAAGTCTTCACCACCTAATGCACCATTTATGCACGAATTTGATGATTCTTTGCAGCACTTTCTCAATCCCAACCAGTGA
- the LOC141885607 gene encoding trimethylamine monooxygenase-like: protein MSTDKVRVCVIGAGPSGLSVLYQFNQLKAQGEQLPEIVCFEKQSDWGGLWKFSNETGTDKYGEPVHGSMYQGLWSNGPKECLEFPDYTFDEHFGKTIPSYPPRDAIYDYLKGRWTKHYLRHWIRFEHVVQQVTFNEATNDFSVVVKNLPEDRVLPVETFNYVVVAVGHFSVPNVPDFPGIDQFSGRVIHSHDFRDASHFEGKRVLLVGASYSAEDIALQCLKYGAKNVICTWRTNPMGFKWPSQISERPLLTKINGNTVQFRDGSSAEVDYIILCTGYQFSYPFMEERLCLKTPNVLYPEGLYKAIMWTGGGNNKVLYIGALDQFYTFTLFEVQAVWAVFYIMGKIKLPDQHDMVNDMRNWISRMEALKAHDDGIDFQTDYMTDLVKQTSYAYNLDASAAFHDWAEFKKEDIATYRSQCHSSIFTGKKSSPPNTPFMHEFDDSLQHFLNPNQ, encoded by the exons ATGTCTACTGACAAAGTGCGAGTTTGTGTAATTGGTGCGGGACCCAGTGGGCTGTCTGTGCTATACCAATTCAATCAACTGAAAGCACAGGGAGAGCAACTTCCTGAGATTGTTTGCTTCGAGAAGCAGTCTGACTGGGGAGGACTTTGGAAATTTTCTAACGAAACTG gtaCTGATAAATATGGGGAACCAGTACATGGCAGTATGTATCAAGGTTTATGGTCAAATGGCCCTAAAGAATGCTTGGAGTTTCCTGATTACACTTTCGACGAGCATTTTGGGAAAACCATTCCATCGTACCCTCCCAGGGATGCCATTTATGATTATCTGAAAG GTCGTTGGACCAAACATTATCTTCGTCATTGGATCCGCTTCGAACACGTTGTCCAGCAAGTGACCTTTAATGAGGCAACCAATGACTTTTCAGTAGTCGTCAAAAATCTTCCAGAGGACAGAGTCCTTCCAGTGGAAACATTCAACTATGTTGTAGTGGCTGTCGGGCATTTTTCTGTTCCAAATGTGCCAGACTTTCCTGGAATCGACCAATTCAGTGGACGCGTGATTCATTCACACGATTTCAGGGATGCGTCTCATTTTGAGGGCAAGCGAGTACTTTTGGTCGGGGCCAGTTACTCAGCAGAAGACATTGCTCTCCAATGCCTCAAGTATGGCGCAAAAAATGTCATTTGCACTTGGCGAACGAATCCCATGGGTTTCAAGTGGCCCTCTCAGATTTCAGAGAGACCGCTTTTGACCAAGATCAATGGAAACaccgtacaattcagggatgGTAGCTCTGCAGAAGTAGACTACATCATTCTGTGCACGGGATACCAATTCTCGTACCCGTTCATGGAAGAGCGCCTTTGCCTTAAGACTCCCAACGTGTTATATCCCGAGGGACTGTACAAAGCTATTATGTGGACAGGCGGAGGCAACAACAAGGTTCTTTACATTGGAGCTTTGGACCAGTTCTACACTTTCACTTTGTTCGAAGTGCAAGCAGTTTGGGCAGTTTTCTATATCATGGGAAAAATCAAACTTCCCGATCAGCATGATATGGTCAATGACATGAGAAACTGGATTTCTag AATGGAAGCGCTAAAGGCCCATGATGACGGGATCGACTTTCAGACGGATTACATGACAGACCTTGTCAAGCAAACGAGTTATGCCTACAACTTGGATGCCTCGGCGGCTTTTCACGACTGGGCGGAGTTCAAGAAGGAAGACATCGCCACTTACAGAAGTCAATGTCATTCTAGCATCTTCACTGGAAAGAAGTCTTCCCCACCTAACACACCATTTATGCACGAATTTGATGATTCTTTGCAGCACTTTCTTAACCCCAACCAGTAA
- the LOC141883596 gene encoding caspase-8-like isoform X2, with amino-acid sequence MTMAEGELNSILFILSNGMGAHDLQNLKHLCHGKIPLGDLEKAQSARDVFRIMRQKLLIRPGKLDLLESMLKQIGRADLAKKLQSGGGADTTMESEGALRRNSLEANYRGFLMTLSDELTKENVESLKFIADLPYGIEERIQNGRDFFKYLQHAGNVGPNLLSHLEDLFGKIHRMDLALKVREFQDQQMGVNTINTNKIGVAPVGNMIPRPCPAVSPVTEKQPTMHQMSDVKSPTMVLMSPADFSKPSQPSEPSEPRYPVQAMANVTELVDPLQRIGIDQEDAMPSYPMNQRPRGIALIIGNEHFGGSTLLRDRQGNEKDIEHLQELWSFLNFQACRGEAFDDGAVMQADATEVSPEDALRRNAEPNESHFLLGYATPPGYVSWRSQIHGSWYVSKLCEVFRKYCQQFDVTSMMVKVNDEVSEAFTQRGYKQCPAPVVTLRKRIYFNNNWD; translated from the exons ATGACGATGGCAGAGGGGGAGTTAAATTCCAtcctttttatcctttctAATGGAATGGGAGCTCATGATCTTCAAAATCTGAAGCACTTGTGTCATGGTAAGATTCCGCTTGGAGACCTCGAGAAAGCACAAAGTGCACGAGATGTTTTCCGAATCATGCGGCAAAAACTTTTGATCCGACCTGGAAAATTGGACTTATTAGAAAGTATGTTAAAGCAAATTGGGAGAGCAGATTTAGCGAAGAAACTTCAGTCTGGTGGAGGAGCAGATACAACCATGGAATCTGAGGGTGCACTTCGAAGAAATTCTTTGGAAGCGAACTACCGAGGATTTCTCATGACGCTTTCTGATGAGTTAACCAAAGAGAACGTTGAGTCGTTGAAGTTTATTGCGGATCTACCTT ATGGAATTGAAGAAAGGATCCAAAATGGAAGAGACTTCTTTAAATACCTGCAGCATGCTGGGAATGTTGGACCAAACCTATTAAGCCACCTTGAAGATCTCTTTGGAAAGATACATCGAATGGATTTAGCTCTGAAAGTCAGGGAATTTCAAGACCAGCAAATGG GTGTAAATACAATCAACACCAATAAAATAGGTGTTGCACCAGTTGGCAACATGATACCAAGACCTTGTCCAGCTGTCTCACCAGTAACAGAGAAACAACCTACAATGCACCAAATGTCTGATGTTAAGTCCCCAACAATGGTGCTGATGTCCCCTGCTGACTTCTCCAAACCTTCTCAACCTTCTGAGCCTTCTGAGCCACGTTATCCTGTCCAAGCAATGGCCAACGTAACGGAATTGGTAGATCCTTTGCAGCGTATTGGAATCGACCAGGAAGACGCAATGCCTTCGTATCCCATGAATCAGCGTCCCCGCGGTATTGCTCTGATCATCGGCAATGAGCATTTTGGAGGGAGCACGTTATTGAGAGATCGGCAAGGGAATGAAAAGGACATTGAGCACCTCCAGGAACTGTGGTCGTTTTTAAATTTCCAG GCTTGCAGAGGTGAAGCTTTTGATGACGGGGCAGTTATGCAGGCAGACGCCACAGAAGTTAGTCCTGAGGATGCATTACGACGCAATGCTGAACCCAATGAGAGTCATTTTCTCCTTGGCTATGCCACCCCTCCAG GTTATGTAAGCTGGCGAAGCCAAATTCATGGATCGTGGTACGTCTCAAAACTCTGTGAAGTTTTCCGTAAATACTGTCAGCAATTCGATGTGACATCCATGATGGTAAAAGTCAATGATGAAGTGTCCGAGGCATTTACCCAAAGGGGTTACAAACAATGCCCTGCACCAGTTGTCACCCTCAGGAAACGCATCTATTTCAATAACAACTGGGACTAA